A stretch of Pomacea canaliculata isolate SZHN2017 linkage group LG6, ASM307304v1, whole genome shotgun sequence DNA encodes these proteins:
- the LOC112566887 gene encoding achaete-scute complex protein T8-like: MLASSSSSSSSSLMLTLAKAAVTTTTTTMPTLAALTVSGGEQQVRTLIPLTTSTGERFLVAGPCIVLKTSLPTVAQHLQALRPLLKADSSNRGNNPTATRADKTTATRARMRGLKGGFKKDDVVVGGSGNEPSALRCKRRIDFGSLGLPRPMPATMARRNERERNRVKQVNLGFETLRQHVPSGRQNKKLSKVDTLKEAVRYIKHLQQVLRDADPTESSGSAFLTTIADTIHLTSRGAVTSATGSDVTSALAVSDESVGATSASSSTVALMEDTSDVDFECEMSQTTEDEADDEDDDDFTSITPTLTFVPEIERLAAGSPFSHLAPSPVPSPGSPGTSTTTVTTTTSAVVFQHDHDSYNYLADRWCGGSDGASSPSSPSQSSCGASEISCDETNSTNCDPYHDLSPDLADWLCAKFDIADEDVFR, encoded by the coding sequence ATgcttgcatcatcatcatcgtcatcgtcatcgtcactCATGTTGACACTCGCGAAGGCCGCTGtcacgacgacaacgacgacaatgCCCACGCTGGCAGCGCTGACGGTGAGTGGGGGAGAGCAGCAGGTGAGGACTCTCATCCCCCTCACTACGTCGACGGGAGAGCGGTTCCTGGTGGCCGGCCCTTGCATCGTGCTGAAAACGTCACTTCCGACCGTCGCGCAGCACCTGCAAGCCCTCCGCCCCCTTCTCAAGGCCGACAGCAGCAACCGCGGCAACAACCCAACCGCCACCAGAGCTGACAAGACGACGGCGACCCGCGCCCGTATGAGAGGTTTAAAGGGAGGCTTCAAGAAAGATGACGTCGTCGTTGGCGGGAGCGGAAACGAACCCAGCGCCTTACGCTGCAAGCGCCGGATCGACTTCGGTTCCCTGGGGCTGCCGCGCCCCATGCCGGCCACCATGGCCAGACGCAACGAGCGCGAGCGGAATCGGGTGAAGCAGGTCAACCTGGGGTTCGAGACCCTACGTCAGCACGTGCCTTCCGGTCGGCAGAACAAGAAGCTGAGCAAGGTGGACACGTTGAAGGAAGCCGTGCGCTACATCAAGCACCTGCAGCAGGTGTTGAGAGATGCTGACCCCACCGAGTCTTCCGGCTCCGCTTTCCTCACCACCATCGCCGACACCATCCACTTGACATCCCGCGGggcagtgacgtcagcgacgggctctgacgtcacatccgctTTAGCAGTATCGGACGAAAGTGTTGGTGCCACTTCCGCTTCCAGTTCCACGGTCGCGTTAATGGAGGACACATCGGACGTCGACTTCGAATGCGAAATGTCACAGACGACAGAAGACGAGGctgacgacgaggacgacgacgacttcACGAGTATCACGCCTACGCTGACCTTTGTCCCGGAAATAGAAAGGCTAGCGGCAGGTTCCCCGTTCTCGCACCTGGCCCCTAGCCCCGTCCCCAGCCCCGGTTCTCCAGGGacctccaccaccaccgtcacTACTACCACCTCCGCCGTCGTCTTCCAACACGACCACGACAGCTACAACTACCTGGCGGATCGTTGGTGCGGCGGGTCTGACGGAGCGTCCAGTCCCTCGTCGCCGAGTCAGTCCAGCTGCGGAGCGTCCGAGATCTCGTGTGACGAGACAAACAGCACGAACTGTGACCCCTACCACGACCTGTCCCCTGACCTGGCCGACTGGCTGTGCGCCAAGTTCGACATCGCGGACGAAGATGTGTTTCGCTAG
- the LOC112567253 gene encoding histone-lysine N-methyltransferase, H3 lysine-79 specific-like, with the protein MTSASPMLRTGPPTVMTSPTKNSNSGRSPGTSCSLPSPYHPHHYHQQQQHHHHQHPHNHLQQHLQQLMTYDSPPLYGRHPGPQHLSPACRYSSFSPGGSLLSPSQPSVSLHSPSLSADASPSPLQASKLGHCLMLFKENNPSPPPPSPLGAPHPFSHPSSAKIAGAKNCKRRLDFNHNLNDDKNATFDLDAHGVGFREILNVSLNASREDGLGVFLASAKGAAAGGGRLSEVTPRLTNDPELAVTPGRAPTVAVARRNERERNRVKLINMTFATLREHLPQYASKGGKNRKMSKVETLRAAIDYIRQLQTLTEDVAVVKEEKEEEEEPETAGVSSPTQPAPHHHAVELLQVAASYDVTSVLEAAGLQLDAAACLAAAAAAAAAAAAAAAAAGMQVSSPSSSLGAPRSPSSDDCCSSYDQLSPGDDHELLDFATWF; encoded by the coding sequence ATGACGTCAGCAAGCCCAATGCTGCGCACGGGCCCTCCGACAGTCATGACGTCACCTACTAAGAACAGCAACTCTGGCCGAAGTCCAGGGACTTCGTGTTCCCTGCCGAGTCCTTACCATCCCCACCActatcatcaacagcagcagcaccaccaccaccagcacccgCACAACCACCTGCAGCAGCATCTGCAACAGCTGATGACCTATGACTCGCCACCGTTGTACGGTCGCCACCCTGGTCCCCAGCACCTCTCACCCGCCTGCAGGTACTCGTCCTTCTCCCCTGGGGGATCACTTCTCTCCCCGTCACAGCCGTCAGTGTCCCTGCACTCCCCCTCCTTGTCGGCAGATGCATCTCCTTCCCCCTTGCAAGCCAGTAAGCTTGGGCACTGTCTGATGCTGTTCAAGGAGAATAACCCCTCGCCTCCCCCACCCTCCCCCCTGGGTGCCCCCCATCCCTTCTCCCACCCCTCATCAGCCAAGATCGCGGGGGCCAAAAACTGCAAAAGGCGCTTGGACTTCAACCACAACCTCAACGACGACAAGAACGCCACCTTCGACCTCGATGCCCACGGTGTGGGCTTCCGCGAGATCCTCAACGTCAGCCTGAACGCCTCGCGGGAGGACGGGCTGGGCGTCTTCCTGGCCAGCGCCAAGGGAGCAGCAGCAGGTGGCGGGAGGCTGTCGGAAGTGACCCCACGTCTGACCAACGACCCCGAGCTGGCGGTGACCCCGGGACGAGCGCCCACCGTGGCGGTAGCCCGCCGCAACGAGCGCGAGCGGAACCGCGTGAAGCTCATCAACATGACCTTTGCCACCCTGCGCGAGCATCTGCCGCAGTATGCCAGCAAGGGCGGCAAAAATCGCAAGATGTCCAAAGTGGAGACGCTCCGCGCGGCCATCGACTACATCCGCCAGCTGCAGACTCTGACCGAGGACGTTGCCGTTGtcaaggaggagaaagaagaggaggaagagccCGAGACCGCGGGAGTCAGCTCCCCTACACAGCCAGCCCCGCACCACCACGCCGTGGAGCTGCTGCAGGTGGCAGCCTCATACGACGTCACTTCCGTGCTGGAAGCGGCGGGGCTGCAGTTAGATGCTGCCGCATGCcttgccgctgctgctgccgctgccgCCGCAGCCGCTGCAGCCGCAGCAGCAGCCGGCATGCAGGTTTCGTCGCCGTCCTCGTCGTTGGGAGCTCCGCGAAGTCCTTCGTCTGACGACTGCTGCTCCAGCTACGACCAGCTGAGTCCTGGTGATGACCACGAGTTGCTGGACTTCGCCACGTGGTTTTAA